The sequence TCTGGCTGCTGTCGTGCCATCATGGCCCGCAGATGTTATAAAGAAACGGCATCCATCGGTAGCAATCGGGAAATCGTACATAATCAGGAGAAAAAGACGATGTTAAAGTCCCACCCAGGAGTCTGCTATAGAggctataatctccaagcagatgtaggaagGCCCAGTGCTCAGGGAACCGGGGGCGTGAGAAACGTTACAGTATGTTGCAGtattctacatctgcttggagaataaggaTGTTAGTCCATCAGTTTATAAAATAGATCATGATTGGCTTACCTTCTGCCAAGGTCCCCAAACACAGGGTTAGCAGCACAGTCAGACACAGCACGGCGTTCGACAGCCGCACATACGAGCTTCTGCAGAGGCGGGAATGATACATTTCTTATACTAAAATGTAAAGATATGATAGATTTCGAGCTTATCGAATATTGAAGTTATCGTGAGATATGGGGCAAAAACTCTATTCAGAGTTGCTTTGACTTATACGAAGAAGAGCTGTCCAAGTGAAGCAGTCTTAGATTAGAAAAATAGAAGTCATTAGCACTAGACTTGTGAACACATCAACCATATTTGgtattttaaaaaatgaaatcttTTCGCTGACGCGTGAGTCAGAAAAGACGGAAGTCACGACGGGATTGTGATATTATCTTCCTGATCCTGACCATCTCATGTATCAGTACCATATTAGTACACAACGTGATGACGGATGCATGACGTAACTTTTAATGGGGAAGTAAGCACTGGCGGTAAGCCACAGTTAATCTTAATGTCGAGGAATGGACCGATGGTAAATGCGGCGGTTAGATCCATTATCCAGAGCTATTAATCATTTATGGGATGCCAATCCTGTACACATTAAACTTCATTTGACCCTTTGTAGGAGGATGATCctatctagcctctaccaggctccgcgagatggctgggaaaatagtaggaatcggcaaataaagggaattagctacggagagagggtccaatctggagaGAGGGTATATctgtcctctctccgtagctaactcccttggcacactattcactctattacggccaatttctactatttttccagccatcccgcggagcctggtagaggctagatccTATCTACAAGCAGGGGGAAACTACTTCTCATGCTCGTCCAATTTCAGTTTTGATGTATTTGATGGTGATACATGTAAAGAAAAACTATTGAAAAAATCATGTCTTCAAAAGTTATGAACTTCCTGTCAGCAAACTGTTACAACTACTGGTGAGATTGTGTGATAAACACGCGTTCGTTTTCCTCACTAGGGCGTTATCGATGAAGGAAactgacatgtaacgttattagGAAAATGACGGTAAAGCAAACTTATTACTAATAGTTATCATTAGACGTTGCATACACGTCACAAACATGTTAAGTATTTCAGCTTACAGATACTTATACTTATAGTCACAATTTGACTTTGacggacagaaaaaaatgccaaCATGAAGCAGGCACTTCGTCACGTCTGACGGCCAGCTCCGTCGATGGCTCATTTCCTGACCTATGACAAACACCTGGCGGGTGGGCAGTCAGGTGTAAAGGTCATGTACACACCTGTCTGGGTCAAAGGTCGAAGGTGTCATTCTCACAGGTACACAATGTAAAATCTACAGCCTACATACGCCTTTATAAGTACAGTACTGCATTCACAACTTCAAATGATCGGAAGACCTTTGCAGCAGATCTTCTGTTTACAtatatttttgattcccatgtatttccatgtacttgtttgtctgcaattagccctcgggcatgaacttgcaataaagttattgatatatttttggaGTTGAAATTTGCGCTGTCAAGGCTCAAGTCGTCTTACAACACGAACGGTTGAAAACGAAACTTCTGTGGCTTCCTGTTCCATAATCGGAGAAGGAACCATGAAATACACATCGTCATCACCTTCCGTGATGTTTCTCAAATTACCAATAATCCATCTTACACAGCTGGAAAATTAACATTAGGAAACGCTAGATGTCCGAAATTATGTTTGTGTAGGGGGGAGCATTACGTTAAACATATCATGGACTTACTGTTCTAAATCTATCTTGTGATTTCGTCGTGTGTTGTCCGTTTAGGGATTTCAATTTGTGCCATTTTGTGTTGCCATTTTCACTGAAAGTCCGTCGATAATTCCTTCCCGAAGAGCCCGATTCTGTCAATCTGTGTCTTGTTGGCGGACAAAAGATAGATCGACGGCCGATAAGACAAAACCGGTCTTTACCTTTCTGCCCGACTGAACAATAACAAGGCTGTCACAACATCCCGCCCCTGGGACCTTCCGAATCACCCAAATCATGCATACTTCGGAATCTCTAGTGCTGACAGACTTGTCTTCAAAAAGACAGGTAAAATACTTCGAATATCGACGCTGTCGACGACCGTGTATAGCCAGTTTGAAGCTCCTACCTTTACAATTGATATTTTATACCACGGATAAAACGATCATATACTGCTCAACGAAAAATTAGACAATAGCAGGAAAAAGCAAATACAGATACAAACTTCTGTGTCGTCTGTCATTGATATTTTATCGGCATAAGCCCTAGCCCTCTTTTGTACTCGCCTGTTATCCCCATGATCTTACCAATCGAGTGGCATGTTGCCAATTGTGCGGGGCATTAAAAAACTTTTGTCGCTTTCAGTTTTTACAACTTCTAAAGCGGACTTTTTCTCTTGTTTCTCTGTCATTTCTTTGGAGAGCAGGCATTTACATATATGGGCCGGAAAGTCAGTGACAAGAAACATCATCACAGCTTTTAGAGCGGAATTGCAAACAGAAGCAGAACTGTTACAACATCCACGCCTCTGGGACCGCCAAACGCCCCAgttcatacatacacaaacacttTACCAGACTAGCACAGTACCAGGCTAAGTTTAAATTGATTCCTCCTTTCTTTCTGCTCGGAACGTTTTCTGATAAGCCAAGCCTAAAGCGATTATGTTTTCCTTTCCTTGTAAGAAACTTGGTGACTCAAGGTTCACCCCATAGAATAAAGAACGATTGGAGCCATTTTCATTTAGCTTTTCCCATATCTTCCTACCAACATTATCACAGACACAGGGGTCATAGGAACAGTTTACTTGACCCCTGTTGACCTTTCCCTTATTTGCCTAAGGTCCACAAGGATACACTCGTCTGGCACTACGCAACGTTcgtttcttttgttactcagAGTCAGACGGGGCGATTCGAGTGAAGCCAAATGTTGGCCAGAGAAGACAGGAAACGCAAATATTAAGACGTTAGTGAAGTAAAACAGTGCTAGACGTTACTTCATGGGTTGTAGCCTGTCAATGACTTTTTAAGCTTACTATTTGTTACTTCCAACATTCTTCTTACAGACCTTCTAGGGGTCTGAGAACAACACAAGCACGGAAACATAAAGAGCCTCTTACCACAGCGATGTTTTATCACAACAGGGGATTTTGTTCTAACACTTGAGAGACAAATTAGACAAGGTAACTTAGTACGTCCCCCTCCCGCTTGGGCACCGTCTGGGGACGATTACGTTACACACAACAGAAGACATGTCTCTCCACTCAAATATGACTTTTTAACCTCATTGTTTAAACACAGGGCTACATTATGTATAGACAGAAGGTGGGACAAGGTTGAGTGTGGTGCAGCGGTTTCATACGCTTtcttctacatgttctacagatATGATGTCGTCTTGTAACACTCAACTCTTAGTAATAATTACCGCCCAACTTATCTTGGCACATCACTGTTGTGCCAAAGTTTGTACAACGACACGGGTTgtttatagcctgggtgccatcctatattttctaccggggctcctacactcgcctccagtgagtgtaggagccccggtagaaataggatggcacccaggctaggttgTTTAGACAAGTGTGGACGAACTCACCTCTGTCTTGGTCCCATATTCCGTTGTTTGTTCAAACTAAGTAACACGATAGGAAGGAAAAATCCACCGCAGCTGACCCAAATTTCTGGTCCGATCGCAGCGAGGTTACTGGGGGAAATGAGGAAGTGAGATTTCGCAGGCGGGTGTTCGTACGGACCGGATGCAGGCCTACTTGAGGCGGTGACGCACCGGAAGTGGGCCGTAAGTAGTCCCGCCCACTTTGGCAAGTCAGCGTGAGGCAACAACTGAGGGACAGACCGGAAGGTGACTGTGGGGCTGTAGGAGAATGCTATGACATGTATGAGGTATAtgttctagcctgggtgccatcctatttctaccggggctccggtagaaataggatggcacccaggctaaaccGCAGTGTCTGCCCGCTGGGCTTGTAGGTTCTTCCTGTCGCATCATAATTGATTGGGACGGTACAAGGTCCGTCTGTGGTAGCTgcctaccaggctccacaggatgctggaaaaatagtgggaatgcagaaatgttcgcggtggtttttaataTATTATACTGCTACCTGGACTGTTGCGctgccgcgaacactccatttccccctCAGTAGCGCGAAATACATTTACAgaagtacaaattggccaaatactgaAATATATCAAGGAAGTTATAATGTCTATATAAGAACCTCCTTGAATAGAcagataaacataaacataccAGAGGAATAGCTGGCTAGGtcgagtacagtttgcgacctgcAGCTCGAAATGTAGGCAGATCTGCCAGTATGTCCATCACCTGTGGAGCCTGATTGAGGCTACGTCTGTGGAGGTACCCGtttctagcctggtatccagacctattataactcctgagtctcctctgtcctctccgcaaatttgaGCAAATACTGTATAAGAGGACAGAAAATACACGGGTCATATAATAGGTTACCAGGCTCTGTCGCGTGTCGTTTCGGGCTTTCGTACGCCATACCTTGGTCACGGCGCCTCCGGTTTGTACTTCGTGACAGCGATTCAAAAGTGAATGATGGTTGGCAAAGGCCAAAGGCATAGCGCATGATGAGTATAGATGGAAACGAATGTACGTCAGACTAGCACTCATCAGCTTTCAGAGGCACTTGGTATTTGCCTGatttctatacattgtcaacATTACATAACTTTACATTAGAatacttcttcttcctctttttaTAATTATACGGCCTATGAGTATGGCCCACTATGGAGACGGAAAGCGCCATAGTCAGGAAAATCTTCCCATCCAAGATATGGAGGTTAGCCTTTAATTTTCCATAACCGTCCGTCTTTAAAAGCTACGGATTTGATTTGCCTTATGTACTAGTTATACATGTGATATAGCGAATGAAAATGTGACATGAGAAACGAGAGCACCTGATTGGCCaagcctgaccaatcagcagGAACTTGGTGTCGTCTGCCACTTCTGTACTTCCGGGTGTGCGCGCGCAGCCACTTGTTCCCAAAATGGCGTCCCACAGTCGGAcgtgttccttgttttgtagcAGATGTTTCTGTTTCCTGGTGTTCTTGACGGTACAACTTGTCGCCAACACGAGTGTGAGGGGctcagaactgcagtgggacAGCAGAGGATACATCCTGTACTGTCCGTGTATGGGTAAGGCAGTAAACACACCACGTTCTACCGAAAGTACAACAGCTCCAAAATCACAGGCTGACAAAGCCTATGATAACCTGCATTCAGTAGTAAGCCTCAGGCGCCATGACCGGACTATGGCTATGTAATGAATGCAATGTCAACATGTACAAGACAGGAAGGAGATAAGTTAGCAGAAGTAAAACAGTTTAACGGCCTTAGTTATCTCTATGATTTGTTGTATTATAATATTATTGTTGTGGTATGTGATAGAACTGTAGAAAATCTTTTGCAAATATAATGCGTGAACACAATGATTTCTCATACAAAAGGGTTAAAAATTGAAGtgaaattttctttcaaaagaaTTTGCATTTAGAAACGTTTTCTAAGATTTGTGCAATATATAGTCAAACAATGGTAAAGCCTGTGTTCCATCCTATTAGTGAATACCCAGAATTACACCCAGCCTAAAACAATGGCACTGTTTCAAAGAGATGCAAATCTCCATCATCAGATCATAGACTACAAGCTGCTAAAGTTGTGAATAGCCTTGTGTGGTGGCTTTTGACTTTCCCTTGACATTACTTTAAACTTTCTGTTTTGCAGTGGCACATATCAATGCTAGCTAAGGGTCTGTTTACACAGGGCAAAGAATTATCTGTCTTACAAGGATCGACACGCAGTGCATGTCGTAGGACAGATTTCTTATCCGTGTAAACTGGCCTCGTGGCGGTGGCGAGCAGTGTTTGTTGTGTGGCGCCTCCAGAGTGGACCTACGACACACAGTGGGGAGTCTGTGACACAGCCCAGCCTTGGGTGAACCGACTGGTGTCGCAGGCAGCCCATTTCCATGCAGCAATAGGTCACCAGGGTTCACAACAGTGTGACGCACTGCGGCGCGCAGCGGGATTCGTGTGTGTATCAAGAACTGTCCTAGGTCACTGTCCTACGACAAACGTGTGCAAAGTGCCATGTGTAAACCTGCCCTAACTGTACCTGTGTTGTTGCAGGAAGGTTTGGCAACCAGGCTGACCACTTCCTGGGAGCGCTGCAGTTCACTAAGGGCCTGGACAGAACTCTGGTGCTTCCACCATGGATACAGTATAGGCACGGAAAACCACCGTACACTAATGTacgtaacatctactaacataactcCGCCAGGGTACATTATAATTTTACCACTGTGAttagatacgtccaaacagatctccaacccaacgtcccccagtatattgcactcctgtatactagtactagtatctgcactgtgcataccttggggggTGCTGTACTAGAGATCACTCAAACTCACTgtatttcaaagtggcggatttgtGTAAtccagcggattaatgttaatgggggttacaTTACTAGTAATCAGTAAAACctcccaccaccaccaccaccaccactatAGGACAACCTAAGTATATGAAGGCTATGGGACGGCTTTTCGAGGGAGAATGCTCTTCCCCTACAAATGTTCATGTCACAGTCCCCTCTTTGCTGTATGATTATGACCCCTCCTTCCATTCTACCACTGCCCCCCCTCCTAATGCCATAGGGTCCCAACTCCCTCCCTGACATCAAGTCACAGCCCTCCCTCCTTCCAAActcatatacacacatacatatacacacttacacacacatgtacatcatatcaCAATCCCTCGTCCACGTGCACTGTATCCCAACGGTTGAACCTCTTGACCTCTTGTTACATTtcaccccctccccatgccGTTAGGATCACATACCCTCCCCTTAAAAGTAGAATAAGATttgttttccaaaacattttgatccTTGACCCTTCAATTCAACATACTGCCAAAAGGCCACATCCAGGCGAACGCCAGAAATGATTGAAGGGCAGCAGGTCCAAAAATATAACCGTACAAAACTGTACACAATGACAGATGACAATTTTCTCCTGTCAACTCTAGCTCCATGTGCCATTCAAAGATTGGTTCCGAGTGGAGCCGCTACAGGAATATCACCGAGTGCTTCCTATGGAAGACTTCATGGAGCAGCTAGCACCGGAACACTGGCCTCCAGAGCAACGCAAGAGCTTCTGCTTTACAATGGCAGCACAGAGGTCCAAAGACAAGAAAAGCTGTCCTGCTAAGGTacagtacacatacacacagctgTAAATCTGACATTTTGAGCAGTCATGAAGCCCCGTATTTGTTGTTTGCGATAACGTCACCAAATTCAAAATCAACAGAGACTCCAgtgtatttttcacctgaaaatgtaTTGGAAAGTTTTTTGCTGTCTGCTGGTCTCTAAAGAAATGATGTGAACCTAGAATGAAATCTATGCAAAACTTCTAACTTGCAATTGTTTGATTTGACACTGACAGATAGACATATTACCTTTAGCACAAATTGCAATTGCATTTTGATTAAGGCATTGCTGAGAATGTATTTTAATGTATTGATGACTTGTATTTTATTATGTATGGAGATTATGTACGGAATtccgcaattcagcccttttgggCTGTGAAGAgagttctttaaaaaaaaacagtcatatAGAAgttatttgatattttcaggAGGGAAACCCGTTTGGTCCGTTCTGGGACAACTTTGATGTAGATTTTGTCGGCTCGGAGCTTTACGAAGGACTGTCCTACAACACTGAGGACAGAGGCATGGTGGACAAGTGGAATAAAAGGTAGATTTGTGGTTCTATATCATCATCAATTTGTTGCAATATTAGAGCAGCTATGTATAGAAACATAGCTTGAAACCAGGATATGGAATTGCTGATGTTAATAAATATACAAAAGCTAAGAAATTGTAGACAATATCTAATTGAGATATGCAAACAGCAGCCATTTGGTATCACTACAGACAGTGATATGGCCAATAGAGTGGTGGTCTTCTGGTTTTAAGACAATGTTACACAAGTACTTACAATACTTGCCAGACACTCGTTGAAAGGACAATTATGCCTCAGTGTGCAGTACTGTGCACTGATTCCCATTATTTACCAACATATGTTTCCATGCTGTAAGTCAGTGTGCAGGTATGGTCTGTTGCACGACATGATGGCTTACTACTAGCAATTTGTGAATAATAATTTGTAAGGAAGGATAACATTTTACAAACTTGCAGGAACCCTTACCGGTATAGAAGATCATGGATTGTACTGCCATTTCTAAATTTTACAACATTCAGTGTAGTCCTGTGTTGTACACACTGCTGTACTGGTCAACAAGTGTGTGACCATCATTTCAGGTGGTGACATAAATTCTAGtggcccgtgtatgagggagcttcaggcataagccttaatggtcaaacctctgcacattaaagaacccaacacacttatcaagaagagtcaAATACTCAAGCCATAGTGAAGGTGCATTGCACAGCTAGCaaacaaaaaagcatcatgctccGTGACGTTTACTCTGTCCCCTACAGATTTCCTCCGGACCAGTTCCCAGTGCTGGCCTTCATGGGCGCCCCGGCCAACTTCCCCGTCCTCCCGCAGAACATCGACCTCCACAGCTACGTGCACTGGTCCGACAAGATGATGGCAGAGGTCAATCAGGTCATCGAAAAGAACCTTCCGCGACCGTTTGTTGGGATTCATCTCCGAAACGGGATGGACTGGGTAAGTACGTCCTCGCTGTGTCAAAAGTGTAACAGCTTGGACCATAGCCTGGTACCcatccctacatgtatgtaactttaAGTGGGGTCATGTGGTGTAACAACAGAGTGTTCAGCTCAAAACCCAGTGGTCCttggttcaaatcctgtcatgtcactgatcttgtgccctcgggaaaggcactttacacgaccttcctcacttTACTCCAGTGGAACTGAGTACCAAGCTTTGATTTGGGAcgataaatggaggtcccgttttTAAGGAGAGTCACACTTCGAGCatgtcaaagaacccaccacacttatcataaagagtaggggtccttcccagtgtgagtggaatCAGTTGATCAAACCATTCCGGCCTAAAATGGgatagggaatttcccgagtaGCCTTTGTAACTCACTGCTTCGCCAATTGAGTCAAGTTTGCCTAAGCTTGATGTTTCTGAGGGAGAAGAGACACTGCTTCTGAATCAGTGAATGttagttcagtgcccagaagtggtccgtgtggccttgcactgagcaactcatttaaaaaaatctaaaaaacctccagttcactcctctgatcACTTCCCTGTTGAAAAGCCTGGCACCCATTGATAGAGGTCACCTGAAATATAAGCAAGGGCTCTGATTGGCTCCAAGTTGTACGGCCTTCTATGACGGCATGGTTGAAGGAAAGTTTGATCCCTGTTCCAATTCTTCTGAGAAATATTCCATACTCAAACTGATAAAAGATGTAAGACTAAATGTTTAAGATTAAATGCTTAAGATTAAATGGAATGGCTTAACTAGTGCCAGATTATTTGGATCAAAGGAGCACACTAGAGCTAGAATATAGTAGATATCAGTATGCTGCTAACATACCTCCCTTGACAATTTTTTAACTTTGGCCCAGTCGGGtgctcagccaatcagatactctgCTGTTGCTTAATTTACGGGACATCgataaccttcagcctgctaggATAGCTGTTTCGCACCAAAATTTGCATTGGTAGTGGTGTTAGGCAGCAAAAAGAAGACTTTTAAAAGACAGCAGAGTCTGTAATTTCTAGGTCTGCACTATAGGAATCGTATCTTATTGTGAAACAACATGTGCTGTAATATAGGCTGCACAAATACCAGTGAAACAGAAATTCTACTTTTGTCACATTGTAGGTAAAAGCCTGTGGGCGTAATAAGACCCGCCTGTATGCATCTGGACAGTGCCTTGGTTACGACCCTAAAACTACAGAGAAGTTGACCAAAGAAATGTGTCTTCCATCTGTAGAAGAGGTCTTAAAGGCTGTCAGGTATGTCTTGGCACAGCCACAGCTGTTGATGTGTGAAGAAAAATAAGATAGACTTGTagtgtctgtttgtctgacccTGCAGAAGTCAGCCTGCGAGCATGTGGATGGTAGCAGGCCCCACCTGTTCGCGTCAGGTCAGTGCGTCGGATACGACCACAGAACCGCCAAGACGCTGACCAAAGAAATGTGTTTTCCGTCCAAGAAAGAGGTGCTTAAGGCTGTAaggtacatacatatatgtgaatgtcttgttttctgtgcagcattTGGTGTGTGAGAaaaattattgttgttgttttgtcttgtcttttttttaaagattatgtGTTACCTTATATGTATGAAGGTAGCTGTAGCATTTACAAATAAATACCATTCTCCCAGGAAAGCAGTTAAAAAGGTCAAAGCCAAGTCCATATATGTGGCGACAGACAACGACCCCATGTTACCTGATCTAAGGAAAGAATTTGACCAAGTGAGTTATTTTCCCTACCATCTGTAGAAAATGTGTTGCTTTGTTCATGAGAATATAGGAGCTATTATGAAgcattatgattatgaatgttACAACATTTGTTTGCAGTTATCAATTTtattatcattcattcattcaattctTTGCATGACTTGAATGACTCACACTGTACAGTCAGGCCTACTCATTATTGGCTAtctttacatgtagttttattttCCCCTCCTACAAAAAAGGCCTCATAATGCTTTCTTTTCAGTTCTTTATTTCTGTAGGTCTAAGGTTATGGCGTAAGAAGCATATGCCTTTGATAAGCATGTGAATTATATGGAGAAAACTATAGTGCCTCGGAATGCTCTTCTAGTGTACCAACATGTATTCGTTTGATTTTTTTACTTAATGTAAATTCATCTGAACCAGCAAGTATTGTTTACggtttcatttgtttatttgtttgtttgtccagtTATCAGTCTTCCACCTGAACCCAGAGGTTCCCCAGCTGGACCTAGCGATTCTCGGCCAGGCCGACCACTTTGTCGGAAACTGTGTCTCCACCTTCACTGCCTTCGTAACTCGCGAGAGAAAAGCTGCGGACAAACCCACCAcattttttgcaaacaaaaacaaaaagaaaaaagatgagCTATGACCAGTCTAGAATAGATCCTATGTCAAATCTTGTTTAACTGTTTTCTTCCTTTATGGATTAGTTTTGTATTTCATCACGTAATGCTTAAAGTGCTTGTGGAGTCACAGAACCAAATTACGAACTGACAGCCGTGTTAACTATGACGTCATGACCTGCAAATTAACTTAATTACCTGGTggcaggaatcaagaactggaagtatgatttgtaagattGGATGTTCAATAATatcagaagggtgtatattttgtccaAACGTCTTTGTCCATTGAATAATACTTATAATGGTTGCTTGCTATCAGGAACTGTTGTATTCTAGTGTCATTGGTGACATAAACACTTTGATTGACATTAGCTAAAACATGTGTCCAACTAGTTAAGATAGCGTATTCAGCAGGAATGATACAGAATATTTGCAGGGCTGAGGAAGGACAACGTAAATTTATAGACAAGATCCTTTCTACACCTGAGCCTTTTCCGATAAGATAATACTAGTTCAATTCTTTCTTGACAATTTAACTTAATGTAATATTTCTTACAGCAATATTTCCCTGTCACATTTTATGACAGGGAAATAGAATACGTTTAATGACaagttgttttgttatttcataTATGTAATTGTTACATATGATATGCTATTTATGTGtaagtacacatacatgtatgtagggaCGAGTGCAGAGGCAAAAGTGTCATGCCTCATGTCAAAGCTTTATCTTTAGTATTACACCAGATATTCATACATTCCTTAAGAAAATATATAACACTTTCCATTCAAATTGTATGTTGCAGAATACATGACAACTTTTAAGGGGCATATTTCCAGAAACATATCATGTTGAAAGGGTCAAGTTGGACATAAATGCAATATAAGGTTTAAAAAAGAATTCTTTTAAAATGTCAGTAAAAGATGAAAATGCTCTAACCTTCATTGGAATTGGTTGCATTTCTCTACAAGCTTGATTTATGTAggggatggatggatgtttctgaggggggggggggggtgttggtgAGAAAAGATCATGGCTGGCCCTGGTACAAGTGCCCAACAAGTGCATTTAGGCGTTAATAACACACCTCGTGATTCAGAATATGTGTACACACAACACTACATCGAGAACCTGCAGATTTT comes from Branchiostoma lanceolatum isolate klBraLanc5 chromosome 2, klBraLanc5.hap2, whole genome shotgun sequence and encodes:
- the LOC136427836 gene encoding GDP-fucose protein O-fucosyltransferase 1-like isoform X2, giving the protein MASHSRTCSLFCSRCFCFLVFLTVQLVANTSVRGSELQWDSRGYILYCPCMGRFGNQADHFLGALQFTKGLDRTLVLPPWIQYRHGKPPYTNLHVPFKDWFRVEPLQEYHRVLPMEDFMEQLAPEHWPPEQRKSFCFTMAAQRSKDKKSCPAKEGNPFGPFWDNFDVDFVGSELYEGLSYNTEDRGMVDKWNKRFPPDQFPVLAFMGAPANFPVLPQNIDLHSYVHWSDKMMAEVNQVIEKNLPRPFVGIHLRNGMDWVKACGRNKTRLYASGQCLGYDPKTTEKLTKEMCLPSVEEVLKAVRKAVKKVKAKSIYVATDNDPMLPDLRKEFDQLSVFHLNPEVPQLDLAILGQADHFVGNCVSTFTAFVTRERKAADKPTTFFANKNKKKKDEL
- the LOC136427836 gene encoding GDP-fucose protein O-fucosyltransferase 1-like isoform X1, which encodes MASHSRTCSLFCSRCFCFLVFLTVQLVANTSVRGSELQWDSRGYILYCPCMGRFGNQADHFLGALQFTKGLDRTLVLPPWIQYRHGKPPYTNLHVPFKDWFRVEPLQEYHRVLPMEDFMEQLAPEHWPPEQRKSFCFTMAAQRSKDKKSCPAKEGNPFGPFWDNFDVDFVGSELYEGLSYNTEDRGMVDKWNKRFPPDQFPVLAFMGAPANFPVLPQNIDLHSYVHWSDKMMAEVNQVIEKNLPRPFVGIHLRNGMDWKSACEHVDGSRPHLFASGQCVGYDHRTAKTLTKEMCFPSKKEVLKAVRKAVKKVKAKSIYVATDNDPMLPDLRKEFDQLSVFHLNPEVPQLDLAILGQADHFVGNCVSTFTAFVTRERKAADKPTTFFANKNKKKKDEL